One region of Gloeocapsopsis sp. IPPAS B-1203 genomic DNA includes:
- a CDS encoding folate/biopterin family MFS transporter, giving the protein MFISPSGTSLKSSLTKTLFFGHEPTPELLGILVVYFVQGILGLARLAVSFFLKDELGLSPAEVSALFGIVALPWIVKPLFGFISDGLPILGYRRRPYLILSGILGALSWAGLATIVQTSTAATLALAVGSLSVAIGDVIVDSLVVERARAESQGEVGSLQSLCWGTSAFGGLITAYFSGLLLEHFSTRTIFWITASFPLIVSGVAWLIAESPVTEKPDLSTVKHQFEELRKAITQKAIWLPAAFVFIWQATPTADAAFFFFTTNELGFEPEFLGRVRLVTSIASLVGVWLFHRFLKNVPFRVIFGWSTLLSAVLGMSMLLLVTHTNRALGIDDHWFSIGDNLILTVMGQIAYMPVLVLAARLCPPGVEATLFALLMSISNLGGLLSYQFGALLMHLMGITQTNFSNLWILVVIANVSTLLPLPFLSWLPATDATQPSEAAMEIETDTTPTKLGQSLLPELMSELVPQSLLQQPAEEPAE; this is encoded by the coding sequence ATGTTTATTTCTCCAAGTGGTACGAGTTTGAAAAGCTCCTTGACAAAAACACTATTTTTTGGTCACGAACCAACTCCAGAGTTACTGGGCATATTAGTTGTTTACTTTGTGCAAGGTATCTTGGGATTGGCGCGGCTGGCGGTAAGCTTTTTCCTTAAAGATGAGTTAGGTTTAAGCCCAGCTGAAGTGTCAGCGCTGTTTGGTATTGTGGCGTTGCCTTGGATTGTTAAGCCATTATTTGGCTTTATCTCAGATGGATTGCCTATTCTTGGCTACCGTCGGCGTCCCTATTTGATCTTGTCTGGCATCTTAGGAGCGCTTTCCTGGGCAGGTTTGGCAACAATTGTCCAAACTTCTACTGCCGCCACCTTGGCACTCGCAGTTGGCTCTTTGTCGGTTGCAATCGGTGATGTGATTGTTGACTCACTTGTAGTAGAACGCGCGCGCGCCGAATCACAGGGAGAGGTCGGGTCGTTACAATCCTTGTGTTGGGGAACTTCAGCTTTTGGTGGCTTGATCACCGCCTATTTTAGTGGATTACTACTAGAGCACTTTTCCACTCGCACAATTTTTTGGATTACTGCTTCTTTTCCGTTAATTGTCTCTGGAGTGGCTTGGTTAATTGCGGAGTCTCCAGTCACAGAAAAACCTGATTTGTCAACTGTCAAGCATCAGTTTGAGGAATTACGCAAAGCAATTACTCAAAAAGCAATTTGGCTTCCTGCTGCATTTGTGTTCATTTGGCAAGCAACTCCTACAGCTGATGCAGCCTTCTTCTTCTTCACCACTAACGAATTGGGATTTGAACCAGAGTTTTTAGGCAGAGTCCGCTTAGTAACAAGTATCGCCTCGCTTGTTGGAGTGTGGTTGTTTCATCGCTTTTTGAAAAATGTCCCGTTTCGCGTGATTTTTGGTTGGAGTACCTTACTTTCAGCAGTACTAGGGATGAGTATGCTGTTGTTAGTCACGCATACTAACCGCGCTTTAGGTATCGATGACCATTGGTTTAGTATTGGCGACAATCTAATTCTCACAGTCATGGGACAGATTGCTTATATGCCAGTTCTCGTATTGGCAGCCCGTCTGTGCCCCCCAGGAGTGGAAGCAACGTTATTCGCTTTATTGATGTCCATTTCTAACTTAGGAGGACTGCTTTCCTATCAATTCGGCGCGTTGCTGATGCATTTGATGGGAATTACACAGACCAACTTTAGTAATCTCTGGATACTGGTTGTCATTGCTAATGTCAGCACATTGTTACCACTACCATTTTTGAGCTGGCTTCCTGCCACAGATGCAACTCAGCCCAGTGAAGCTGCTATGGAGATTGAGACTGACACTACTCCCACCAAGCTTGGACAAAGCCTGTTACCTGAATTGATGTCTGAATTGGTACCGCAGTCATTGTTACAACAACCAGCTGAAGAACCTGCTGAATAG